The proteins below come from a single Triticum aestivum cultivar Chinese Spring chromosome 5D, IWGSC CS RefSeq v2.1, whole genome shotgun sequence genomic window:
- the LOC123119995 gene encoding uncharacterized protein isoform X1: MWAGSAVGAGSPTGQKRALVSAMKGSQASAYVNDSGACGMYLGECTELMFNTFSQEYLICAMTIWPCCSQAVLGSMVLRFGSCGECIWRGRKQQGSAERLLRSTEQQEQGARDGSGRAPTTITELDRGAL, from the exons ATGTGGGCAGGGTCGGCGGTTGGGGCAGGCTCGCCAACTGGGCAAAAGCGAGCGCTGGTGAGCGCAATGAAAGGAAGCCAAGCGTCGGCGTACGTCAACGATTCGGGCGCCTGCGGCATGTATCTTGGTGAATGTACAGAGCTAATGTTCAATACATTCTCTCAG GAATATCTGATCTGCGCCATGACAATATGGCCTTGCTGCAGCCAGGCGGTTCTTGGGAGTATGGTGCTTCGATTTGGTTCCTGTGGTG AGTGTATATGGAGAGGCCGCAAGCAGCAGGGGTCAGCGGAGCGGCTGCTGCGGTCGACAGAGCAGCAGGAGCAAGGAGCTCGAGATGGTTCAG GTAGAGCGCCTACAACGATTACTGAACTGGATAGAGGTGCCTTATGA
- the LOC123119995 gene encoding uncharacterized protein isoform X2 has translation MYRANVQYILSVFRGRFGLKIDLVVHVVWCDQEYLICAMTIWPCCSQAVLGSMVLRFGSCGECIWRGRKQQGSAERLLRSTEQQEQGARDGSGRAPTTITELDRGAL, from the exons ATGTACAGAGCTAATGTTCAATACATTCTCTCAG TTTTTAGAGGGCGTTTCGGACTCAAGATTGATCTAGTAGTGCACGTGGTGTGGTGTGACCAGGAATATCTGATCTGCGCCATGACAATATGGCCTTGCTGCAGCCAGGCGGTTCTTGGGAGTATGGTGCTTCGATTTGGTTCCTGTGGTG AGTGTATATGGAGAGGCCGCAAGCAGCAGGGGTCAGCGGAGCGGCTGCTGCGGTCGACAGAGCAGCAGGAGCAAGGAGCTCGAGATGGTTCAG GTAGAGCGCCTACAACGATTACTGAACTGGATAGAGGTGCCTTATGA